The Deltaproteobacteria bacterium genomic interval TTGACTCCTCAAGAGGTAGTCTTCCCCTATTTTGTTTTGAAGGAGTTGGGAGCGAAACTTCTGGTGACCACTAATGCGGTGGGTGGGATTCGAAAGGATCTAGATGCGGGAGATATTATGGTGGTGGAAGACCAGATCAATATGATGGGGACAAGTCCTCTCATCGGTCTTACCGTACAGCGTTCCGAAAATCAGTTTCTCAGCATGCAAAAAGCCTTTGATCCGGAGTTGATCGCGCTCACCTCATTAGTGGCGAAAAAACAAAAAATAAAATTGAAAAAAGGAGTTTTTTTGGGAACGACGGGACCCAATTATGAAACGCCCGCGGAAATTAAAGCTTTTAGAAATCTCGGAGCGGATTCGATCGGCATGTCGACAATTTTTGAAGTGATTACTGCGCGTTTTTTGAACCTGCGTGTTTTGGCGCTCAATATTATTACAAATCCTTCGGCAGATCGTCATACTGGGGAAATGAAACACGCCGAAGTTTTGTCTGCGATGCAAAAAGCCGAAGCGAAAGTTTTGAAATTATTGGAAGGAATTTTTAACCAACTATG includes:
- a CDS encoding purine-nucleoside phosphorylase → LTPQEVVFPYFVLKELGAKLLVTTNAVGGIRKDLDAGDIMVVEDQINMMGTSPLIGLTVQRSENQFLSMQKAFDPELIALTSLVAKKQKIKLKKGVFLGTTGPNYETPAEIKAFRNLGADSIGMSTIFEVITARFLNLRVLALNIITNPSADRHTGEMKHAEVLSAMQKAEAKVLKLLEGIFNQLCQKILK